The following proteins are encoded in a genomic region of Nakaseomyces glabratus chromosome J, complete sequence:
- a CDS encoding SEC14 family lipid-binding protein (CAGL0J10450g~Ortholog(s) have phosphatidylcholine transporter activity, phosphatidylinositol transporter activity), whose amino-acid sequence MSEEAIKKEKEILDSFPSVCEPGSPSGTPGNLNDSQKKALAQLKEQLQKDGYKLRLDDATLLRFLRARKFNVAMAKEMYVACEKWRKSAGVDTILEDFHYEEKPLVAKYYPQYYHKIDKDGRPVYFEELGTVNLNEMYKITTHERMIKNLVWEYESFVKYRLPACSRSRGYLIETSCTIMDLKGISISSAYHVLSYVKEASHIGQNYYPERMGKFYLINAPFGFSTAFRLFKPFLDPVTVSKIFILGSSYKKELLKQIPAENLPVKYGGKSEVSSSKGGLALSDIGPWRDPKFIGPEGEAPKSFVM is encoded by the coding sequence ATGAGTGAAGAGGCTATTAAGAAGGAGAAAGAGATTCTGGATTCGTTTCCATCTGTGTGTGAACCAGGGTCGCCTTCAGGCACTCCAGGTAACTTGAATGATtctcaaaaaaaagctCTGGCTCAATTGAAAGAGCAATTACAAAAAGATGGATATAAGCTGAGACTTGATGATGCTACTTTACTAAGATTTCTGAGAGCCAGAAAATTTAATGTTGCTATGGCCAAAGAGATGTATGTCGCGTGTGAAAAATGGAGGAAGTCTGCTGGTGTGGATACCATCTTGGAGGACTTCCATTATGAAGAGAAACCATTGGTTGCTAAGTACTATCCACAATACTACCATAAGATCGATAAAGACGGTAGACCTGTTTATTTCGAAGAACTCGGTACAGTTAACTTAAATGAGATGTACAAGATTACAACCCACGAACGTATGATCAAGAACCTAGTTTGGGAGTATGAATCATTTGTTAAATATAGACTACCAGCATGTTCTAGAAGTAGGGGTTATTTAATAGAGACTTCATGTACTATTATGGATTTAAAGggtatttcaatttcaagtgCATATCATGTTCTTTCTTATGTTAAGGAAGCATCACATATTGGTCAAAACTATTACCCAGAACGGATGGGTAAGTTTTACTTGATCAACGCTCCATTTGGATTCTCTACTGCCTTCCGTCTATTCAAGCCATTCTTAGATCCGGTTACAGTTTCAAAGATTTTCATCTTGGGATCATCATATAAGAAAGAGCTGTTGAAGCAGATCCCAGCAGAGAACTTGCCTGTTAAATATGGTGGTAAATCTGAAGTTAGTAGCTCTAAAGGTGGCTTAGCATTGTCGGACATAGGCCCATGGAGAGACCCTAAGTTTATTGGCCCAGAGGGAGAAGCTCCTAAATCATTTGTAATGTAG
- the SSN2 gene encoding Ssn2p (CAGL0J10472g~Ortholog(s) have RNA polymerase II transcription coactivator activity, transcription factor activity, RNA polymerase II transcription factor recruiting activity): protein MKEATDDYDLSKLVSNFYRLEKITKINYAQYLPKKQNDQWGIQMEIQMRKKDRKLLVALLSKELWCFSINDQVLPSPNDIDPELNVSADKTGSFTADYSKPNLPPHYALFLKSLKRMIYLNLVEQSKNTLVQFGNSCINITKNNESNNLLQIEPHLFSNSELAISICVKDLGLLPLKVNSIDPAFLSSHALYMAPSGVRVYLVENKNDNSGTNQEHLHKYLVPVPENGEVLLKTLYASHGIKLNSSTCQWVNIIPNITHLNGRAPNISQYMDLPKELRTIVWPLDLVFAQPALDIDSSTTLSQINGLDTFEDTLSLIDNFLQLKQSSSYRTPGSSGGLTGTNIGTNVFSSEGAYTDQFQVYPKSQTNQQQTSSNSKVSPSDAASPYPGIDKIIEQKQFTPDFMASPSVSGNSNELFNDRKNGHTDLLISPSKMDVDTDFPGSNLAGQEAPSQPASDVKKSSVSASDSELFGEEDEDEDDADLFGESNNDSTGESNANNSKGEITEDIFASSDDESSLQPKKESTFYDGIKNGSAESGLNMQDRANLKRTYLDIRIEETPLSSPLYTDPGAPLPVETPRDRRKSVFAPLNFNPIIAKDVDNKYKNGGKYSFSPLQKEEALNFDVSRTELSSSEGEDSESSDDELEDLANKNDGVVYDKAENIGYKTFANLQDSVPPGLIKQDFLGNPYLASLEGSKEGQNTIWKMPQTDIAQTESPLKAIDTSIGPDGTLPNTTSSEQSKSVYVHDYGISPTKMSNDPAFDTAKIEGKYEFMNNFPSSFPFLLRHMPLSLIPDTFKHLNPTITVNERNNQIIDLLAEQIVYDYNILGNLTIPDVPYSGIRNYSNGVVKNTIDNLFSEFTRLDGTTLISRLYPMETPFVSVRKQHDQIKLRSDVQQFTKYANLKPVRGIKNFKFLVLTDSFKEDCIQFISSLSQTYINHELGFCEHLQLTNEDSKGLIYLKDFEDSKLLLLAAQIVSYLSTNRTSGKEVAFMMIIPVQRCDISELVEKTAKFQIIQNEVKAKIPSMELYLKIVPMDFIKSPLTSVDDYTNLCISIYNILPNKMIKFTHIRKQIPEKLTFKTSQQASAFKYDAYIHLAYSRSVDKQWMFAALSDSAGKENMMKTWYLGSSKNKFDEACNHIWEMALSLAGKNYGKVCLILTRLNGILPDDELMNWRRLSGRNIHLAVVCVDDNTKISFFDRNESYPSYKRLYQNANSIETLVDPERIDDYLIRDLDQDIHGVIFENPFPLVNSLHRCAIKSGALVKFNVSTTATEPHSLDKFEVNLLNCPHSDSFKLLETILEEFRNLAALNVWFGITNGENGHIPWHVLAVKKMMKTLVHTRVKVAQ from the coding sequence aTGAAGGAAGCCACTGATGATTACGATTTATCGAAATTGGTCTCTAACTTCTATAGACTAGAGAAAATAACGAAGATAAACTATGCTCAATACCTACCGAAGAAGCAAAATGATCAATGGGGTATTCAGATGGAGATTCAAATGAGGAAGAAAGATAGAAAGCTATTGGTGGCTTTACTTTCTAAGGAATTGTGGTGTTTTAGTATAAACGATCAAGTTCTGCCATCGCCGAATGATATTGATCCCGAACTGAACGTTAGCGCAGATAAAACTGGTAGTTTCACAGCAGATTACTCAAAACCTAACCTACCTCCGCATTATGCATTATTCCTAAAATCCTTGAAAAGAATGATCTATCTCAACTTAGTTGAACAATCCAAAAACACCCTTGTGCAGTTTGGGAATTCATGTATTAACATTACCAAGAATAATGAGAGCAACAATCTACTACAAATTGAACCCCATTTGTTTTCTAATAGTGAGTTGGCTATATCAATATGTGTCAAAGATTTGGGATTGCTGCCACTCAAGGTCAACAGTATTGATCCGGCGTTTTTGAGTTCTCATGCATTATATATGGCTCCTTCAGGCGTCAGAGTATATTTGgtggaaaacaaaaatgataaCTCTGGTACAAATCAGGAACACTTGCACAAATATCTAGTGCCTGTGCCAGAAAACGGTGAGGTGTTGTTAAAGACTTTGTACGCCTCTCATGGAATTAAGTTAAACAGTAGCACATGCCAATGGGTAAATATAATACCTAATATAACACATTTAAATGGTAGGGCCCCTAATATTTCACAATATATGGATTTACCAAAAGAACTTAGAACTATTGTTTGGCCGCTTGATTTAGTATTTGCTCAACCCGCCCTTGACATCGACTCCTCAACAACTTTAAGTCAAATCAATGGTTTGGATACCTTTGAGGATACTCTATCTCTCATAGATAACTTCCTTCAACTAAAGCAATCCTCATCATATCGAACACCAGGTAGTTCAGGAGGTTTAACTGGAACTAATATTGGTACAAACGTATTCAGCTCTGAAGGTGCTTATACCGATCAATTTCAAGTATATCCGAAATCACAGACTaatcaacaacaaacatCGAGTAATTCAAAAGTTTCTCCATCAGATGCAGCATCTCCTTATCCGGGTATCGATAAAATTATTGAGCAAAAGCAGTTCACACCAGACTTTATGGCCAGTCCAAGTGTCAGCGGCAACAGCAATGAGTTATTTAATGATAGAAAGAATGGGCATACAGATTTACTAATAAGTCCATCAAAGATGGATGTCGACACGGACTTCCCAGGGAGTAACCTTGCTGGTCAAGAGGCTCCATCGCAACCTGCTTCCGATGTGAAAAAGAGCTCTGTTTCTGCGAGTGATTCTGAATTGTTCggtgaagaagatgaagacgaagatgaTGCTGACCTATTTGGAGAAAGCAATAACGACTCAACTGGAGAATCAAACGCAAATAATTCAAAGGGAGAAATAACTGAAGATATTTTCGCTTCATCTGATGACGAAAGCAGTCTTCAACCTAAAAAGGAAAGTACTTTTTATGACGGAATAAAGAATGGAAGCGCAGAAAGTGGTCTAAACATGCAAGACAGAGccaatttgaaaagaacaTATCTAGATATTAGAATCGAAGAAACCCCACTGTCGAGCCCCTTATATACTGATCCAGGTGCACCTCTTCCGGTCGAGACCCCAAGAGATCGAAGAAAAAGTGTGTTTGCTCCATTAAATTTTAATCCCATTATTGCAAAAGATGTCgataataaatacaaaaatggAGGTAAATACTCTTTTAGTCCATTACAAAAGGAAGAGGCTCTAAATTTTGATGTTTCTAGGACTGAACTTTCAAGTTCGGAAGGTGAAGATTCTGAAAGCTCTGATGATGAACTAGAAGACCTAGCCAACAAAAATGATGGTGTGGTGTATGACAAGGCAGAAAATATAGGTTATAAAACGTTTGCTAACCTCCAAGATTCTGTACCTCCCGGTCTAATAAAACAAGATTTTCTTGGAAATCCTTATCTTGCATCTTTAGAAGGCTCCAAAGAGGGGCAAAATACAATATGGAAAATGCCACAAACAGACATAGCTCAAACGGAATCCCCACTCAAAGCAATTGATACATCAATTGGGCCAGATGGTACACTCCCAAATACTACAAGTTCAGAACAAAGCAAATCAGTCTATGTTCATGACTATGGCATATCACCTACAAAAATGAGTAATGACCCGGCTTTCGACACTGCTAAAATAGAAGGCAAGTATGAATTTATGAATAATTTCCCAAGTAGctttccatttttattGCGTCATATGCCATTATCATTGATCCCTGACACTTTTAAGCACCTAAATCCCACCATCACAGTCAATGAGAGGAACAACCAGATCATTGACTTATTGGCCGAACAGATTGTCTATGATTATAATATACTAGGAAATTTAACCATTCCAGATGTACCTTACTCTGGCATACGCAATTACTCAAATGGGGTAGTTAAAAATACAATCGATAATTTGTTTAGTGAGTTTACAAGACTCGATGGAACAACACTGATATCAAGGTTGTACCCCATGGAAACACCATTTGTTTCTGTTCGTAAACAGCATGATCAAATCAAACTGAGATCTGATGTCCAACAATTTACAAAATATGCAAACCTAAAACCGGTCCGAGGaatcaaaaattttaaatttttaGTTTTAACAGATTCTTTTAAGGAAGATTGCATACAGTTCATATCATCACTGTCTCAAACCTATATCAATCACGAATTAGGGTTCTGCGAGCACCTACAACTCACAAATGAGGATAGTAAAGGCCTCATCTATCTTAAAGACTTTGAAGATAgtaaattattattactagCTGCCCAAATTGTGTCATACTTGTCAACAAATCGTACCTCAGGAAAGGAAGTTGCCTTTATGATGATAATTCCGGTGCAACGATGTGATATATCTGAGCTTGTAGAGAAGACTGCtaaatttcaaatcatACAGAATGAGGTTAAGGCAAAGATTCCTAGCATGGAACTTTACTTAAAAATTGTACCTATGGATTTTATTAAGAGTCCATTAACATCAGTGGATGATTACACAAACTTGTGTATTAGTATCTACAATATTCTTCCGAATAAAATGATTAAATTTACTCATATACGAAAGCAAATACCAGAGAAACTAACTTTTAAGACTTCTCAACAAGCATCTGCTTTCAAGTATGATGCGTATATCCATTTAGCATACTCTCGTAGTGTTGATAAGCAGTGGATGTTTGCGGCACTCTCTGATAGTGCTGGGAAGGAAAACATGATGAAAACATGGTATCTAGGCTCATCCAAGAACAAATTTGATGAGGCTTGTAATCATATCTGGGAAATGGCGTTATCCTTAGCTGGAAAGAACTACGGGAAGGTATGTCTCATATTAACAAGATTAAACGGTATATTACCAGATGATGAGTTGATGAACTGGAGAAGGTTGAGTGGCCGAAACATACACTTAGCTGTTGTGTGCGTAGACGATAACACTAAAATATCGTTTTTTGACCGCAATGAATCGTATCCTTCTTACAAGCGACTATACCAAAATGCCAATTCAATAGAGACATTGGTTGACCCTGAACGCATAGATGATTACTTAATACGTGATTTAGACCAAGATATTCACGGTGTCATTTTCGAAAATCCCTTTCCTTTGGTGAACTCTTTACACAGATGTGCGATCAAGTCTGGCGCACTTGTTAAGTTCAATGTAAGTACAACTGCGACAGAACCCCACTCtcttgataaatttgaagtcAATCTGTTGAATTGCCCCCACTCGGATAGTTTCAAGTTGTTGGAGACTATATTAGAAGAATTCAGAAACTTGGCCGCATTAAACGTGTGGTTTGGTATTACCAACGGCGAAAATGGGCATATCCCATGGCATGTCCTTGCCGtaaagaaaatgatgaagacTTTGGTACATACCCGGGTGAAAGTAGCACAGTAA
- a CDS encoding uncharacterized protein (CAGL0J10494g~Ortholog(s) have cytoplasm localization), with translation MEMEEVSVVEECRRELRSALHQYPNFPTQGVLFEDFMTIFQNPSLFKTLINTLKSHLNEEFPNGEIDYIVGIESRGFLFGPTLALAMDVGFVPIRKAGKLPGELVRADCEKEYGSATYELQKEAIPKGSNVVLIDDVLATGGSATAATQLLMSVGSNILEYCFLMELDFLKGKLKLNDAPVFSLLHTQEEGLKRSP, from the coding sequence atggagatggaggAAGTGTCTGTTGTGGAAGAATGTAGGCGGGAACTACGATCTGCGTTACACCAGTATCCGAACTTTCCTACACAAGGTGTTCTCTTCGAGGATTTTATGACTATATTTCAGAATCCCTCATTATTTAAAACTCTAATTAATACATTGAAAAGCCATTTGAATGAAGAGTTCCCCAATGGCGAGATAGATTACATTGTTGGTATTGAGTCCCGGGGATTTTTATTTGGACCGACTCTCGCATTAGCAATGGATGTAGGTTTCGTGCCCATAAGAAAAGCTGGCAAGCTGCCCGGTGAGCTTGTTAGAGCTGATTGTGAGAAAGAATATGGATCTGCAACATATGAGCTACAAAAAGAGGCGATACCGAAGGGTTCCAATGTAGTTCTTATAGATGATGTCCTGGCAACCGGTGGATCCGCAACTGCTGCAACTCAATTATTAATGAGTGTCGgatcaaatatattagaGTATTGTTTCTTAATGGAACTGGATTTCCTGAAGGgtaaattgaaattgaatgaTGCTCCAGTTTTCTCTCTTCTACATACTCAGGAAGAAGGCCTAAAGAGGAGCCCATGA
- the DOT1 gene encoding histone methyltransferase DOT1 (CAGL0J10516g~Ortholog(s) have histone methyltransferase activity (H3-K79 specific), nucleosomal histone binding activity), whose protein sequence is MQEGLKLAERYNASLGSSQTYPIDNHHDKESSTDVATDDIMEKDLHSGKTISSQNSLDGSEASTPVHQLERPTIDVSERNDSRRKFRKKTSLDDLLDQASKFQPQYEYSFPTSFLRKRKAPQSNESDGEEEAKQNRTNKIVKQKKTKKNVKVTSKSKASVPIEEKHTINKQPKKTGTGGMKRGPKPGRKKKSQKNTKNSIKKESTNAINNHKMYEMDSASSRFAEHKNSTNSESANNSFIDWSLPKFSPPYQIFDIDNINSYSNFQGQIYSSASLTKHHNEIGSKTPFSRNRDGSKSPIDDGQGKLIGLRSILYPDYYEEYLMDYKKVNFRYDGMAEIGKIMEYVGRIYLPEKYQKEYKETVVDIYNTAYDNKDLALSISTVEKYNQFVGSIPKAEIVNHLAATKELPRSFLHDFLQIVYTRSIHPYASKLKQYKAFSNYVYGELLPGFLTDVYSKCGLSKNHLFMDLGSGVGNCVIQASLEFGCRESFGCEIMEAASELTEIQMREYSNRCKLFGFKQSKIDYSLRKSFINNEKVESLIPECDVLLVNNFLFDGKLNYEVTKLLQKTKVGCKIISLKNIRASGYTLDTVNIESVLNRLEVKKYRLDNNSVSWTHNGGEYFISTVLDRIDESLLDPQKRDRRNTHRPAKYTR, encoded by the coding sequence ATGCAGGAGGGTTTAAAACTGGCGGAAAGATATAATGCGTCTTTAGGGTCTTCTCAGACTTATCCCATCGACAACCACCATGACAAAGAGTCTTCGACAGATGTTGCTACGGATGATATAATGGAGAAGGATTTACATTCCGGAAAGACAATAAGCAGTCAGAATAGTTTGGATGGCTCAGAGGCTTCTACACCAGTTCATCAACTTGAGAGGCCTACAATAGATGTGAGCGAAAGAAACGATAGCCGGAGAAAATTCAGGAAAAAGACCTCTCTTGACGATCTCCTTGACCAGGCGTCTAAATTTCAGCCTCAATACGAATATAGCTTTCCCACCTCTTTCCTTCGTAAGAGAAAAGCGCCCCAGAGTAATGAGTCTGATGGAGAAGAGGaagcaaaacaaaacaGGACTAATAAAATAGtgaaacagaaaaagactaaaaaaaatgtcaaGGTAACGAGCAAATCTAAGGCTTCTGTGCCTATAGAGGAAAAACACACTATAAATAAACAACCTAAGAAGACAGGAACTGGTGGTATGAAAAGAGGCCCAAAACCgggaagaaagaagaaatcacagaaaaatacaaaaaatagtatCAAGAAAGAGTCAACGAATGCTATTAACAATCACAAAATGTATGAGATGGACAGTGCATCCAGTAGATTTGCGGAGCATAAAAACTCAACAAACTCTGAATCAGCAAACAATTCGTTCATTGACTGGTCTCTTCCCAAGTTTAGTCCACCATATCagatatttgatattgacaATATCAATTCTTATAGTAACTTTCAGGGCCAAATTTACAGTTCTGCTTCTCTTACCAAACACCACAATGAAATAGGATCTAAAACTCCATTCTCAAGGAATAGAGATGGTTCTAAATCTCCTATAGATGATGGTCAGGGCAAATTGATTGGCCTTCGCAGTATTTTGTACCCTGACTACTATGAAGAATACTTAATGGATTATAAAAAGGTCAACTTTCGTTATGACGGAATGGCTGAAATAGGAAAAATCATGGAGTATGTTGGTAGAATTTATTTGCCGGAAAAATATCAGAAGGAATATAAAGAAACGGTAGTTGATATTTATAACACCGCTTATGACAATAAAGACTTAGCCTTGTCAATATCAACAGTTGAGAAATACAATCAATTTGTGGGTAGCATACCGAAAGCCGAAATAGTAAATCATTTAGCAGCAACAAAGGAACTACCAAGATCTTTCTTACACgattttttgcaaattgTTTATACAAGAAGTATTCATCCGTATGCTTCTAAACTTAAGCAATACAAAGCCTTCAGTAACTACGTTTACGGCGAACTTCTACCTGGTTTTTTGACTGACGTTTATTCAAAGTGTGGACTATCCAAAAATCATCTTTTTATGGACCTAGGCTCTGGAGTTGGTAATTGTGTAATTCAAGCATCTCTCGAATTTGGATGCAGAGAAAGTTTTGGCTGTGAAATCATGGAAGCTGCAAGTGAACTAACCGAAATTCAGATGAGAGAGTATTCAAACCGCTGCAAGCTATTTGGTTTCAAACAAAGTAAAATTGACTACTCACTAAGGAAGAGTTTCATTAATAACGAGAAAGTTGAAAGCCTGATACCAGAATGTGATGTGCTTCTGGTcaacaattttttattcGATGGAAAACTAAATTATGAAGTTACAAAGCTGTTACAGAAAACTAAAGTTGGATGTAAAATCATCTCACTAAAAAACATACGGGCGTCTGGATACACATTAGATACTGTTAATATTGAGTCAGTCTTGAATAGACTGGAGGTCAAGAAGTACAGGCTTGACAACAACAGCGTATCTTGGACCCATAACGGTGGTgagtattttatttcaacaGTTCTAGACCGCATTGATGAATCACTGCTTGATCCTCAAAAGAGGGACCGTAGAAATACTCATAGGCCTGCTAAATATACAAGGTAA
- a CDS encoding uncharacterized protein (CAGL0J10538g~Protein of unknown function), whose product MTVRPELSFPAKDLRRNLISLQPIENFVPVTCDTKRPIKCLIIGVHGYFPNKAVDIILGERTGTSQRFVSQAESAVQLYFKELGVAVDTTTLALEKEGTVAKRVEFFVDVLGEYRETLAEADFIYFVSHSQGVPVTVNLIGHLLIKGILQLDIDRVSHMSDKPIYTQEKIVSVLGMAGVNYGPLYGADKNIWLRLFSVVERKSLMELFEFQNPATKLSMDYMEKVQYILDAGVKITFVGSVNDQVVPLYSSLASFLQHPNIQRGIFYTSQCDVPPFIMGCILDSITLLNSGKKDQGFIKEISPYLHGPLTGNGHSDLYFQSEVYTYGIKHALNSQSIKHCPSPIIRSDIVSLKVNPYNLPWTMRGLLNEIEKELGKEEVKKLYKLYDEWAPNTPLHQSLRIKLSGVTSKF is encoded by the coding sequence ATGACCGTAAGACCCGAATTAAGTTTTCCTGCGAAGGATTTGAGGCGAAATCTGATCAGTTTACAACCGATAGAGAACTTCGTGCCTGTTACTTGTGATACAAAGCGTCCAATTAAATGTCTTATCATTGGAGTACATGGGTATTTCCCAAACAAAGCAGTGGATATTATTCTGGGTGAGAGAACGGGGACATCGCAAAGGTTTGTTTCACAAGCGGAATCAGCTGTGCAACTATATTTCAAGGAATTGGGCGTCGCAGTAGATACCACAACGTTAGCATTGGAGAAGGAAGGGACGGTTGCCAAACGAGTTGAGTTTTTTGTTGATGTGCTCGGTGAATACAGGGAAACTTTAGCAGAAGCAGACTTTATTTACTTTGTATCACACTCACAAGGTGTTCCGGTAACAGTGAATCTAATTGGGCACCTACTCATTAAGGGAATTCTACAATTAGATATTGACAGAGTTTCTCATATGAGTGATAAGCCAATTTATACACAGGAGAAGATTGTTTCGGTTCTTGGTATGGCTGGTGTGAATTATGGCCCTCTTTATGGTGCGgacaaaaatatttggcTCAGACTATTTAGTGTAGTGGAACGAAAGTCGTTAATGGAGTTGTTTGAGTTCCAAAACCCGGCCACTAAACTATCAATGGATTATATGGAGAAAGTACAGTATATCTTGGACGCTGGCGTCAAGATAACCTTTGTTGGATCAGTTAACGATCAAGTAGTTCCGTTGTATTCTTCATTAGCTTCTTTCCTTCAACACCCTAATATACAAAGGGGCATATTTTATACTTCACAATGTGATGTACCGCCATTTATTATGGGGTGCATCCTAGATTCAATAACATTGCTAAACAGTGGGAAAAAAGATCAAGgttttatcaaagaaataagcCCCTACCTACATGGACCTCTGACCGGTAATGGACACTCAGATTTGTATTTTCAGTCTGAGGTATACACTTACGGTATAAAACATGCCCTGAACAGTCAATCAATCAAACATTGTCCTTCGCCGATTATTAGAAGTGATATTGTATCATTAAAAGTTAACCCATATAACCTTCCATGGACCATGCGAGGCTTACTGAATGAGATTGAGAAAGAGTTGGGGAAGGAAGAAGTCAAAAAACTATACAAATTGTATGACG